A genomic window from Aythya fuligula isolate bAytFul2 chromosome 15, bAytFul2.pri, whole genome shotgun sequence includes:
- the JPT2 gene encoding jupiter microtubule associated homolog 2 yields MFQGPEADAAKPSSRVLKPPGGGSSNLFGSTEEVSSSSRPHRMASNIFGASEEPQNFPKRTNPPGGKESGIFEDSGTAQPRPRMNPPGGKTSDIFGSPVSTNVVRAHPNKPKDHIVLKEDETPKKPEAAENNKPQLEDGGEKKDLGKEERCKEPEPKIDNHEPRLGPRPRSHNKVLNPPGGKSSIAFY; encoded by the exons ATGTTCCAGGGCCCGGAGGCCGACGCTGCCAAGCCCAGCTCCAG GGTACTGAAGCCTCCTGGAGGAGGGTCTAGTAATCTCTTTGGGAGTACAGAAGAAgtttcttcctccagcaggcCACATCGGATGGCATCCAATATCTTTGGAGCATCAGAAGAACCACAGAATTTTCCCAAAAGAACAAACCCTCCAG ggggaaaagaaagtggTATTTTTGAGGATTCTGGTACTGCTCAGCCTCGTCCGCGTATGAATCCACCTGGTGGGAAGACAAGTGATATCTTTGGGTCTCCAGTATCTACCAATGTTGTGCGAGCACACCCAAACAAGCCTAAG GATCACATTGTCTTGAAAGAAGATGAAACACCGAAGAAGCCAGAAG ctgcagaaaacaacaaaccacagcTGGAAGATGGTGGTGAGAAAAAAGATCTGGGCAAAGAGGAGCGATGCAAGGAGCCGGAACCCAAGATAGACAATCATGAGCCCAGATTAGGGCCAAGGCCACGCTCTCACAACAAAGTTCTCAATCCCCCGGGTGGAAAATCCAGCATTGCGTTCTATTAG